In Mycteria americana isolate JAX WOST 10 ecotype Jacksonville Zoo and Gardens chromosome 3, USCA_MyAme_1.0, whole genome shotgun sequence, a single genomic region encodes these proteins:
- the ASF1A gene encoding histone chaperone ASF1A — protein MAKVQVNNVVVLDNPSPFYNPFQFEITFECIEDLSEDLEWKIIYVGSAESEEYDQVLDSVLVGPVPAGRHMFVFQADAPNPGLIPDADAVGVTVVLITCTYRGQEFIRVGYYVNNEYTETELRENPPVKPDFSKLQRNILASNPRVTRFHINWEDNTEKLEDAESSNPNLQSLLSTDALPSASKGWSTSENSLNVMLESHMDCM, from the exons atggcAAAGGTTCAGGTGAACAATGTAGTGGTGTTGGATAATCCTTCTCCTTTCTACAATCCTTTCCAATTCGAAATCACATTTGAGTGCATAGAGGACCTGTCGGAAG atttggaatggaaaataatttatgttgGTTCAGCTGAAAGTGAAGAGTATGATCAGGTGTTAGACTCTGTTTTAGTAGGACCTGTTCCTGCAGGCAGACACATGTTTGTATTTCAG GCTGATGCACCGAACCCAGGGCTTATTCCAGATGCAGATGCAGTAGGTGTAACAGTTGTGCTAATTACATGCACCTATCGAGGTCAAGAATTTATTAGAGTCGGCTACTATGTAAACAATGAATATACTGAAACAGAGCTGAGAGAGAATCCACCAGTAAAGCCAGATTTTTCTAAG cttCAAAGGAATATTTTGGCATCTAATCCCAGAGTCACAAGATTCCACATTAATTGGGAAGACAACACTGAAAAACTGGAAGATGCAGAGAGCAGTAACCCAAATCTACAGTCACTGCTTTCTACAGATGCATTACCTTCAGCATCAAAGGGGTGGTCAACATCAGAAAATTCATTAAATGTTATGTTAGAATCTCATATGGACTGCATGTGA